A section of the Streptomyces sp. SCL15-4 genome encodes:
- a CDS encoding SDR family NAD(P)-dependent oxidoreductase — MALQGKVAVVTGSGRGLGLAYAQALAAAGAAVVVNDTDQAVVDAAVTSITSAGGRATGVVAAVGDSEAARRLVDTAVEEFGSLDVLVCNAGILRDRVLWKMTDDDFDAVVRVHLRGTFTCARAAAVRMREQGTGGRLILISSPAGQRGNFGQTNYAAAKAGIVAMARTWAMELGRAGITVNAVIPVAATEMTKTIPAFAPFIEESERTGRPLPNWLRKDEGLGTVEDVAGLVTFLASDVSKDVTGQAIGVGGDRLALWAHPKEKAVAFSDGGWSADAIATAWANGVGAEPETYGIPAPKAPEA; from the coding sequence ATGGCTCTTCAGGGAAAAGTCGCCGTCGTCACCGGCAGCGGACGCGGTCTCGGACTGGCCTACGCGCAGGCCCTGGCCGCGGCGGGCGCCGCCGTCGTCGTCAACGACACCGACCAGGCCGTCGTCGACGCGGCCGTCACCTCGATCACCTCCGCGGGCGGCAGGGCGACCGGTGTCGTCGCCGCGGTCGGCGACAGCGAGGCGGCCCGGCGACTGGTCGACACGGCGGTCGAGGAGTTCGGGAGCCTCGACGTACTGGTGTGCAACGCCGGCATCCTGCGCGACCGTGTGCTGTGGAAGATGACCGACGACGACTTCGACGCCGTGGTCCGCGTCCACCTGCGCGGCACCTTCACCTGTGCCCGGGCCGCCGCCGTCCGCATGCGGGAGCAGGGCACCGGCGGCCGGCTGATCCTGATCTCCTCGCCGGCCGGGCAGCGCGGCAACTTCGGTCAGACCAACTACGCCGCCGCCAAGGCCGGCATCGTCGCCATGGCCCGGACCTGGGCGATGGAGCTGGGCCGCGCCGGCATCACGGTCAACGCCGTCATCCCGGTCGCCGCCACCGAGATGACCAAGACCATCCCGGCCTTCGCACCGTTCATCGAGGAGTCCGAGCGCACCGGCAGGCCGCTGCCCAACTGGCTGCGCAAGGACGAGGGCCTCGGCACCGTCGAGGACGTCGCCGGCCTGGTCACCTTTCTGGCCTCGGACGTGTCCAAAGACGTGACCGGGCAGGCCATCGGTGTCGGCGGCGACCGTCTGGCCCTGTGGGCCCATCCCAAGGAGAAGGCCGTCGCCTTCTCGGACGGCGGCTGGAGCGCCGACGCCATCGCCACCGCGTGGGCGAACGGCGTCGGCGCCGAGCCCGAGACCTACGGCATCCCCGCGCCCAAGGCACCGGAGGCGTGA
- a CDS encoding amidohydrolase family protein: protein MDLDRLTAIDVHTHAEVSKDGSGALSPELLGASEAYFKAHGHRQPTIDETAGHYRERRMAAVVFTVDAEHATGHPRISNEEIAESCAAHADVLIPFASIDPHKGRAGVREARRLVEEYGVRGFKFHPSIQAFSPNDPLAYPLYEAIEELGVPALFHTGQTGIGAGVPGGGGIRLKYSNPLLVDDVAVDFPQLRIILAHPSFPWQDEALAVATHKPHVYIDLSGWSPKYFPPQLVRYANSLLQDKVLFGSDYPVITPDRWLADFAELDIKPEVRPKILKENAAGLLGLRTD from the coding sequence CTGGACCTCGACCGGCTGACCGCCATCGACGTGCACACGCACGCGGAGGTGTCCAAGGACGGCAGCGGGGCGTTGAGCCCCGAACTGCTGGGGGCCTCCGAGGCATACTTCAAGGCCCACGGACACCGGCAGCCGACCATCGACGAGACGGCCGGCCATTACCGTGAACGCCGCATGGCGGCCGTGGTGTTCACCGTCGACGCCGAACACGCCACCGGTCACCCGCGCATCTCCAACGAGGAGATCGCCGAGAGCTGCGCCGCCCACGCCGACGTCCTGATCCCCTTCGCCTCCATCGATCCGCACAAGGGCCGCGCAGGGGTGCGCGAGGCCCGGCGTCTGGTCGAGGAGTACGGCGTGCGCGGGTTCAAGTTCCATCCGAGCATCCAGGCGTTCTCCCCGAACGACCCGCTCGCCTACCCGCTGTACGAGGCCATCGAGGAACTCGGCGTACCCGCCCTCTTCCACACCGGTCAGACCGGCATCGGCGCCGGCGTCCCGGGCGGCGGCGGCATCCGCCTGAAGTATTCCAATCCCCTGCTCGTCGACGACGTCGCCGTGGACTTCCCGCAGCTGCGGATCATCCTGGCCCATCCGTCCTTCCCCTGGCAGGACGAGGCCCTCGCGGTGGCCACCCACAAGCCCCATGTGTACATCGACCTGTCCGGCTGGTCCCCGAAGTACTTCCCGCCGCAACTCGTGCGGTACGCCAACAGTCTGCTCCAGGACAAGGTCCTCTTCGGCTCCGACTACCCCGTCATCACGCCCGACCGGTGGCTCGCCGACTTCGCCGAACTCGACATCAAGCCGGAGGTCCGGCCCAAGATCCTCAAGGAGAACGCCGCCGGCCTGCTCGGCCTGCGCACGGACTGA
- a CDS encoding long-chain fatty acid--CoA ligase produces the protein MLNQGIGSWPARRARKTPDRVALVYEERAWTYRELHERVLRLAHALRGLGTGRGDRVAYLGPNHPVFLETLFAAGALGAVFVPLNTRLAAPELAYNLSDSGSTILVHGPEQAETARAAAEEAGVRHRITLARPGDEGALDYERLLAGAETGPLDETVVPDDPCIIMYTSGTTGRPKGAVLSHGNITWNSLNVLVDIDLAGDEVTLVAAPLFHTAGLNMTCLPTLLKGGRVVLLGSFDAERVLELIESRRVTYMFGVPTMYDAMAARPRWATTDLSSLRTLSCGGAPVPARTIATYLGRGLAFSQGYGLTEASPGVLYLDKEQTLAKAGSAGVPHFFTDTRLVLPDGSEAGPGERGEILVRGPNVMTGYWGRPEDTEAAFTDDGWLRTGDVARVDTDGYAYITDRVKDMFVSGGENVYPAEVEDVLLTHPAVAECAVIGVPDPVWGEVGRAVVVLGSGFRADEADLLNHLRGRLAKYKIPKSLVVADSLPRTATGKIIKSVVRDTYATDPAAHTQP, from the coding sequence GTGTTGAACCAAGGCATCGGCTCATGGCCGGCGCGCCGGGCCCGCAAGACACCCGACCGGGTCGCCCTCGTCTACGAGGAGCGCGCCTGGACCTACCGGGAACTGCACGAGCGCGTACTGCGTCTCGCCCACGCCCTGCGCGGCCTCGGCACGGGACGCGGTGACCGCGTCGCCTACCTGGGTCCCAACCACCCGGTCTTCCTGGAGACGCTGTTCGCCGCCGGTGCCCTCGGCGCGGTCTTCGTCCCGCTCAACACCCGGCTCGCGGCCCCGGAACTGGCGTACAACCTGTCCGATTCGGGCAGCACCATCCTCGTCCACGGCCCGGAACAGGCCGAGACGGCCCGCGCCGCCGCCGAGGAGGCCGGAGTCCGGCACCGGATCACACTCGCCCGGCCCGGCGACGAGGGCGCTCTCGACTACGAGCGGCTGCTGGCCGGTGCGGAAACCGGCCCTCTGGACGAGACCGTGGTGCCGGACGACCCGTGCATCATCATGTACACCTCCGGAACCACGGGCCGTCCCAAGGGCGCTGTCCTCTCCCATGGCAACATCACCTGGAACAGCCTCAATGTCCTCGTCGACATCGACCTCGCCGGCGACGAGGTCACGCTGGTCGCGGCTCCGCTGTTCCACACCGCCGGGCTCAACATGACCTGCCTGCCCACCCTGCTCAAGGGCGGCCGGGTGGTGCTGCTCGGCTCCTTCGACGCCGAGCGCGTGCTGGAACTCATAGAGAGCCGGCGGGTGACCTACATGTTCGGCGTCCCCACGATGTACGACGCGATGGCGGCACGGCCCCGCTGGGCGACCACGGACCTGTCCAGCCTGCGCACCCTCAGCTGCGGCGGCGCTCCCGTTCCGGCCCGCACCATCGCCACCTACCTGGGCCGGGGCCTGGCCTTCAGCCAGGGCTATGGACTGACCGAGGCATCCCCCGGCGTCCTCTACCTGGACAAGGAGCAGACCCTGGCGAAGGCGGGCTCCGCCGGAGTGCCGCACTTCTTCACCGACACACGTCTGGTCCTGCCCGACGGCAGCGAAGCCGGCCCCGGGGAGCGCGGGGAGATCCTCGTCCGGGGCCCCAACGTCATGACCGGCTACTGGGGCCGGCCCGAGGACACGGAAGCCGCCTTCACCGACGACGGCTGGCTGCGCACCGGCGATGTCGCGCGCGTCGACACGGACGGCTACGCCTACATCACGGACCGGGTCAAGGACATGTTCGTCTCGGGTGGCGAGAACGTCTATCCGGCCGAGGTGGAGGACGTGCTCCTCACCCATCCCGCCGTCGCCGAGTGTGCGGTCATCGGCGTGCCCGACCCGGTCTGGGGCGAGGTCGGCCGTGCCGTCGTCGTCCTCGGCTCCGGTTTCCGCGCCGACGAGGCAGACCTCCTCAACCACCTGCGGGGCAGGCTCGCCAAGTACAAGATCCCCAAGTCCCTCGTAGTGGCGGACAGTCTGCCGCGAACGGCCACCGGGAAGATCATCAAGTCCGTCGTGCGGGACACCTACGCGACCGACCCGGCCGCACACACGCAACCGTAA
- a CDS encoding MaoC family dehydratase produces the protein MPTTANGLEELKSLSGADLGRTEWLEVTQQRVNTFADATDDHQWIHTDPEKAKDGPFGAPIAHGYLTLSLIIPLFGELLSITGTKMSVNYGLDKVRFPSPVPVGAKIRLHGVVGTVEEVKGNGVQMPLTFTVEVEGGDKPACVAQAVYRHYA, from the coding sequence ATGCCCACCACTGCCAACGGCCTCGAGGAACTCAAGTCCCTCAGCGGAGCCGACCTCGGCCGCACCGAATGGCTCGAGGTCACTCAGCAGCGAGTGAACACCTTCGCCGACGCCACCGACGACCACCAGTGGATCCACACGGACCCGGAGAAGGCCAAGGACGGACCCTTCGGCGCCCCCATCGCCCACGGCTACCTCACCCTCTCCCTCATCATCCCCCTCTTCGGTGAGCTGCTGAGCATCACCGGCACCAAGATGAGCGTCAACTACGGCCTGGACAAGGTGCGTTTTCCCAGCCCCGTCCCCGTCGGTGCGAAGATCCGCCTCCATGGTGTCGTCGGCACGGTGGAGGAGGTCAAGGGCAACGGCGTGCAGATGCCCCTGACGTTCACCGTCGAGGTCGAGGGCGGCGACAAGCCGGCCTGCGTCGCCCAGGCCGTCTACCGCCACTACGCCTGA
- a CDS encoding S8 family serine peptidase has protein sequence MHRALLSTLATAAILVAAGPVPSARAADPAPRQWYLDAMGADAIWKVSTGKGIKVAVIGTGVNPETPSLRGQVLPGRNALVADGLAKGDVTDTHDTTGAGTTAAELIAGTGRGGGLKGLAPGAKIIPIWIPPVRHDELPDPNYPLSTAIKSAVDAGAQVIDITVGNQYVIGSDYDHQALEYAVKKGVLMFAGVGDNAKEGNKPQYPAAYDEVVGVAAIDHTGTVAPTSQYGEAADISAPGVDIPRWCDTGFRRYCADGDGTAAASALVSAQAALVWSKHPDWTAAQVWRVLADTAGRTWPVDKLSRYLGYGIARARQVLVLGRGRPGPPDRNTAPAYIQPLPEGPDKAATPKPSSTKAPSPAAAADPAHDSGPPLAGIAIGAAALVVLGGASWAVLRRRAR, from the coding sequence ATGCATCGAGCGCTTCTCAGTACTCTGGCCACCGCCGCGATCCTCGTCGCGGCCGGACCGGTGCCCTCCGCCCGCGCGGCGGACCCGGCTCCCAGGCAGTGGTACCTCGACGCCATGGGTGCTGACGCCATATGGAAGGTCAGCACCGGCAAAGGCATCAAGGTCGCCGTCATCGGCACAGGTGTGAACCCCGAAACGCCCTCCCTGCGCGGACAGGTGCTGCCCGGAAGGAACGCCTTGGTCGCGGACGGGTTGGCCAAGGGCGACGTCACGGACACGCACGACACCACCGGCGCCGGCACCACGGCCGCCGAACTCATCGCCGGCACCGGGCGCGGCGGCGGACTGAAGGGCCTCGCCCCGGGAGCGAAGATCATTCCGATCTGGATACCGCCGGTCCGCCACGACGAACTCCCCGACCCCAACTATCCGTTGTCCACAGCCATCAAGTCCGCCGTCGACGCGGGCGCGCAGGTCATCGACATCACGGTCGGCAACCAGTACGTGATCGGCAGCGACTACGACCACCAGGCACTTGAATACGCGGTCAAAAAAGGTGTCCTGATGTTCGCCGGTGTCGGGGACAACGCCAAAGAGGGCAACAAACCGCAGTACCCGGCGGCCTACGACGAAGTCGTCGGAGTAGCCGCCATCGACCACACCGGCACGGTCGCCCCTACCTCGCAGTACGGTGAGGCTGCCGACATCTCCGCGCCAGGAGTGGACATACCCCGCTGGTGCGACACCGGCTTCCGCCGGTACTGCGCGGACGGTGACGGTACCGCGGCGGCCTCCGCCCTGGTGTCGGCGCAGGCGGCACTGGTGTGGTCCAAGCACCCGGACTGGACGGCCGCGCAGGTCTGGCGAGTCCTGGCCGACACCGCGGGCCGCACCTGGCCCGTCGACAAGCTCAGCAGATACCTCGGCTACGGCATCGCCCGTGCCCGGCAGGTCCTGGTCCTCGGCCGTGGGCGGCCCGGGCCGCCCGACCGGAACACCGCGCCGGCGTACATCCAGCCGCTCCCCGAAGGACCGGATAAGGCCGCCACTCCAAAGCCCTCGAGCACCAAAGCGCCCTCGCCGGCCGCCGCGGCCGACCCTGCTCACGACTCCGGCCCGCCGCTGGCGGGCATCGCCATCGGTGCGGCGGCGCTCGTCGTCCTCGGCGGCGCCTCGTGGGCCGTGCTGCGCCGCCGCGCCCGATAA
- a CDS encoding LacI family DNA-binding transcriptional regulator, translating into MAANRRPTLADVAHEVGVSAKTVSRVLNEDGPVSARTREQILAAMAKLGFQPNLMARNIRVGGPDTTVGLVIPDLGNPFFGAVAGGIEDTVRDRGLTLLMGSSADDPGRERALTEKFLARRVSILMLVPSVGADHSHLKPHRAGGLPVVFIDRPGTSLAADSVVSSNRAGAHDGVAHLIAHGHRRIGFIGDLPLNLYTRRERLKGYRSALEEAGLAYDRSLVAGAHSQSAAASATSQLLDLADPPTALFAGNNMAALGMLAELSRNKRKDVAFVAFDDVPLAEVLEPALTVVAQNPEEIGRAAATAALARLDGDRSRARTITVPTKLIVRGSGERAATTRR; encoded by the coding sequence ATGGCAGCGAACCGTCGCCCCACCTTGGCAGACGTCGCCCACGAAGTAGGCGTCAGTGCCAAGACCGTCTCCCGCGTCCTCAACGAGGACGGGCCCGTTTCCGCCCGGACCAGGGAGCAGATTCTCGCCGCCATGGCCAAGCTCGGCTTCCAGCCGAACCTCATGGCACGCAACATCCGGGTCGGCGGACCCGACACCACCGTCGGACTGGTCATACCGGACCTCGGCAACCCGTTCTTCGGAGCCGTCGCCGGCGGTATCGAGGACACCGTCCGCGACCGCGGTCTGACCCTGCTCATGGGCTCCTCCGCGGACGACCCCGGTCGCGAGCGCGCGCTGACGGAGAAGTTCCTCGCCCGCCGCGTCAGCATTCTGATGCTCGTGCCGTCCGTCGGCGCCGACCACTCCCACCTCAAGCCCCACCGCGCCGGCGGTCTGCCCGTCGTCTTCATCGACCGGCCCGGAACGAGCCTGGCCGCCGACAGCGTCGTCAGCTCCAACCGCGCAGGCGCCCACGACGGCGTCGCCCACCTGATCGCCCATGGTCACCGGCGCATCGGCTTCATCGGCGACCTGCCCCTCAACCTCTACACCCGCCGCGAACGCCTGAAGGGATACCGGTCGGCTCTGGAGGAGGCGGGCCTCGCCTACGACCGCTCCCTGGTCGCCGGCGCCCACAGCCAGAGCGCCGCCGCGTCCGCGACCTCCCAGCTGCTCGACCTGGCGGACCCTCCCACGGCCCTGTTCGCCGGCAACAACATGGCCGCCCTGGGCATGCTCGCCGAGCTTTCCCGCAACAAGCGGAAGGACGTCGCCTTCGTCGCCTTCGACGATGTCCCGCTCGCCGAAGTACTCGAACCCGCCCTCACCGTCGTCGCCCAGAACCCCGAGGAGATCGGCAGAGCGGCGGCGACCGCCGCCCTGGCCCGCCTGGACGGCGACCGCTCCCGCGCCCGCACCATCACCGTCCCCACGAAACTGATCGTCCGGGGCTCGGGCGAACGCGCCGCCACGACCAGGCGGTGA
- a CDS encoding ATP-binding cassette domain-containing protein, giving the protein MTTDSATPVLQARGLVKRYGQVTAIDGADFDLLPGEVLAVIGDNGAGKTSLIKALTGALVPDAGEIRLNGELVRFSGPQSARAHGIETVYQDLAVAASMDIASNMFLGRELRRPGVLGSVFRMLDKKRMRQEAAEHMADLKIGLRSLSQPVETLSGGQRQAVAVARSVAWARSVVVMDEPTAALGVKESGQVLELIRRVRDKGMPVVLISHNMPHVFEIADRVHVHRLGRRAAVIKPSDYSMAEVVAIMTGALTVNAVGDTVVADSEAAQAAGVQAS; this is encoded by the coding sequence ATGACCACCGACTCCGCCACCCCCGTCCTGCAGGCCCGCGGTCTGGTCAAGCGCTACGGCCAGGTCACCGCGATCGACGGTGCCGACTTCGACCTGCTGCCCGGCGAGGTGCTCGCCGTCATCGGCGACAACGGCGCCGGCAAGACCAGCCTGATCAAGGCGCTCACCGGCGCGCTGGTCCCGGACGCGGGCGAGATACGCCTGAACGGCGAACTCGTCCGGTTCTCCGGCCCGCAGAGCGCACGCGCCCACGGCATCGAGACGGTCTACCAGGACCTGGCCGTGGCCGCCTCCATGGACATCGCCTCCAACATGTTCCTCGGCCGCGAACTGCGCCGTCCCGGCGTTCTCGGCAGCGTGTTCCGCATGCTCGACAAAAAGCGGATGCGCCAGGAGGCCGCGGAACACATGGCCGACCTGAAGATCGGCCTGCGCTCGCTCAGCCAGCCGGTCGAAACCCTCTCCGGCGGCCAGCGGCAGGCCGTGGCCGTCGCCCGCTCGGTGGCCTGGGCCCGCAGCGTCGTCGTCATGGACGAACCCACCGCCGCCCTCGGCGTCAAGGAATCCGGCCAGGTCCTCGAACTCATCCGCCGCGTCCGCGACAAGGGCATGCCGGTCGTCCTGATCAGCCACAACATGCCGCACGTCTTCGAGATCGCCGACCGTGTCCACGTGCACCGGCTGGGCCGGCGCGCTGCCGTGATCAAGCCCTCCGACTACTCCATGGCCGAAGTCGTCGCCATCATGACCGGGGCGCTCACCGTGAACGCGGTCGGCGATACTGTCGTAGCGGACTCCGAGGCCGCGCAGGCCGCGGGCGTCCAGGCCAGTTGA
- a CDS encoding ABC transporter permease produces the protein MTATTAPYAELKAPTTARRLLTAPTTGPLAALLLACVFFSLSTDQFLTGGNFSLIVQQVMVVGTLAIGQTLIILTAGIDLSCGAVMAFGSIVIARMAAEGSLPPLAAIALGLAVCGGFGLLNGLLVQKVPLPPFIVTLGMLNVAFALTHIYSEEQTVADLPGPLTALGQTFPLGHTDITYGSLVTIGLFLLFAYALSGTGWGRHLYALGNSQEAARLNGIRTSRLTIGIYTVAGLLYGVAALLLISRTGVGDPQAGQTDNLDSITAVVLGGTSLFGGRGSVLGTFIGVLIVGVFRNGLQLMGVASIYQTLITGVLVILAVTVDQISRRKAR, from the coding sequence ATGACAGCCACGACAGCGCCGTACGCCGAGCTGAAAGCTCCGACGACGGCCCGCAGACTGCTCACCGCGCCGACCACCGGCCCGCTGGCCGCACTCCTTCTGGCCTGCGTCTTCTTCTCCCTCTCAACCGACCAGTTCCTCACGGGCGGGAACTTCTCGCTCATCGTCCAGCAGGTCATGGTCGTCGGCACCCTCGCCATCGGACAGACCCTGATCATCCTCACGGCGGGTATCGACCTGTCGTGCGGCGCCGTGATGGCCTTCGGCAGCATCGTGATCGCCAGAATGGCCGCCGAGGGGTCCCTGCCCCCGCTCGCCGCCATCGCCTTGGGCCTGGCCGTCTGCGGCGGCTTCGGGCTGCTCAACGGGCTGCTGGTGCAGAAGGTCCCGCTGCCGCCGTTCATCGTCACCCTCGGCATGCTCAACGTGGCGTTCGCGCTGACCCACATCTACTCCGAGGAACAGACCGTCGCCGACCTGCCCGGCCCGTTGACGGCCCTCGGGCAGACCTTCCCGCTCGGCCACACCGACATCACCTACGGCTCCCTCGTCACCATCGGCCTGTTCCTCCTCTTCGCCTACGCTCTGAGCGGCACCGGCTGGGGCCGGCACCTCTACGCCCTGGGCAACAGCCAGGAAGCGGCGCGGCTCAACGGCATCCGCACCTCCCGCCTGACCATCGGCATCTACACCGTGGCCGGCCTCCTCTACGGTGTCGCCGCCCTGCTGCTCATCTCGCGTACCGGGGTCGGCGACCCGCAGGCGGGCCAGACCGACAATCTCGACAGCATCACCGCCGTGGTCCTCGGCGGCACCAGCCTCTTCGGCGGCCGCGGATCGGTCCTGGGCACCTTCATCGGCGTCCTCATCGTCGGCGTCTTCCGCAACGGCCTGCAATTGATGGGCGTTGCCTCCATCTACCAGACCCTGATCACCGGAGTCCTGGTCATCCTCGCGGTGACCGTCGACCAGATCTCCCGGAGGAAGGCCCGATGA
- a CDS encoding sugar ABC transporter substrate-binding protein: MSRTTRPTASLLGAAACATVAALALTACGSGSGSGSARSGSGSVKVGLITKTDTNPFFVKMKEGAEKAAKEDGAELSTAAGKFDGDNAGQVTAIENMVAAGVKGILITPNDSKAIVPAIQKARAKGVLVIALDTPTEPRSAADALFATDNLKAGELIGEYAKAAMKGKAAKIATLDLAPGVSVGVQRHDGFLKGFGIGGGDPAVVCSQDTGGDQAKGQTAMENCLQKEPGINVVYAINEPAALGAYTALKAKGKEKDVLVVSVDGGCTGTRAVKDGKIAATSQQYPLKMAAEGVKAVVTYAKGGKKASGYTDTGVTLITDKARTGVTSKDTASGLENCWG; this comes from the coding sequence ATGTCCCGCACCACTCGTCCGACCGCTTCCCTCCTCGGAGCCGCCGCCTGCGCAACCGTCGCGGCCCTCGCCCTGACGGCCTGCGGATCGGGCTCCGGATCCGGTTCCGCGCGTTCCGGTTCGGGGAGTGTGAAGGTCGGTCTGATCACCAAGACCGACACCAACCCGTTCTTCGTGAAGATGAAGGAGGGCGCGGAGAAGGCCGCCAAGGAAGACGGCGCCGAACTGTCCACCGCCGCCGGCAAGTTCGACGGTGACAACGCCGGTCAGGTCACCGCCATCGAGAACATGGTCGCCGCCGGGGTGAAGGGCATCCTGATCACCCCGAACGACTCCAAGGCGATCGTGCCCGCCATCCAGAAGGCCCGCGCCAAGGGCGTCCTGGTCATCGCCCTGGACACGCCGACCGAGCCGCGGAGCGCGGCCGACGCCCTCTTCGCCACCGACAACCTCAAGGCCGGCGAGCTGATCGGCGAATACGCCAAGGCCGCGATGAAGGGCAAGGCCGCGAAGATAGCCACCCTCGACCTCGCGCCCGGCGTCTCCGTCGGCGTCCAGCGGCACGACGGTTTCCTCAAGGGCTTCGGCATCGGCGGCGGCGACCCCGCCGTCGTCTGTTCCCAGGACACCGGCGGCGATCAGGCCAAGGGGCAGACGGCCATGGAGAACTGCCTGCAGAAGGAGCCGGGCATCAACGTCGTCTACGCCATCAACGAGCCGGCCGCCCTGGGCGCGTACACCGCGCTGAAGGCGAAGGGCAAGGAGAAGGACGTCCTGGTCGTCTCCGTCGACGGAGGCTGCACCGGGACCCGGGCGGTCAAGGACGGCAAGATCGCCGCCACGTCCCAGCAGTACCCGCTGAAGATGGCCGCCGAAGGCGTCAAGGCCGTCGTGACGTATGCCAAGGGCGGTAAGAAGGCGTCCGGTTACACCGACACCGGCGTCACTCTGATCACCGACAAGGCGCGGACGGGCGTCACGTCCAAGGACACCGCCTCCGGTCTGGAGAACTGCTGGGGCTGA
- a CDS encoding carbohydrate kinase, whose translation MSPREITVLGECVADAFAEPAGSASELALRVLPGGGPANTAVALARLGTPARFLARLSGDVFGRLFRAHLEASGVDLSHAVPAAEPSTLAVAELDGQGQAAFSFHARNTADWQWSTAELAGVDLSGTSCVHTGSLALVREPGAAAVEEFLATAAPLTTISIDPNVRPLLVRPEVYRARLKDWCALTDVLRLSEEDLGLLLPDTPPERACDIWHAAGARLVVITRGAHGVLISLDGERARIPAVATRVVDTVGAGDSFTAGLLHRLGARGLLGGRLTGLRLADVTDACRFATRVAALTCSVAGPNPPWHHQVAEFATAVGA comes from the coding sequence ATGAGTCCACGTGAGATCACCGTCCTGGGAGAGTGCGTCGCGGACGCGTTCGCCGAACCGGCGGGCAGCGCGAGTGAACTCGCCCTGCGCGTGCTGCCCGGGGGCGGGCCCGCCAACACGGCCGTGGCGCTGGCCCGGTTGGGCACTCCGGCCCGCTTTCTCGCGCGCTTGTCCGGTGACGTGTTCGGCCGCCTGTTCCGGGCTCACCTGGAGGCGTCCGGGGTCGACCTGTCGCACGCGGTTCCGGCCGCCGAGCCCAGCACGCTGGCCGTGGCGGAACTGGACGGCCAGGGCCAAGCGGCGTTCTCCTTCCACGCGCGGAACACGGCTGACTGGCAGTGGAGCACAGCGGAACTCGCCGGGGTCGACCTGTCCGGCACCTCATGTGTGCACACCGGCTCGCTGGCTCTGGTGCGCGAGCCCGGCGCGGCCGCGGTGGAGGAGTTCCTGGCGACGGCCGCCCCCCTGACCACCATCAGCATCGACCCCAACGTCCGGCCGCTGCTGGTGCGCCCGGAGGTCTACCGCGCCCGACTGAAGGACTGGTGCGCCCTCACGGACGTACTGCGGCTGAGCGAGGAGGACCTGGGCCTCCTCCTGCCGGACACCCCGCCCGAGCGGGCGTGTGACATCTGGCACGCCGCGGGCGCGCGGCTCGTCGTGATCACGCGGGGAGCCCACGGTGTCCTGATCTCGCTCGACGGCGAACGGGCGCGGATCCCCGCGGTGGCGACGCGGGTCGTCGACACCGTCGGTGCCGGGGACTCCTTCACCGCCGGTTTGCTGCACCGTCTCGGCGCCCGCGGGCTCCTCGGCGGCCGGCTCACCGGTCTGCGTCTCGCCGACGTCACCGACGCCTGCCGGTTCGCCACCCGGGTCGCTGCCCTGACCTGCTCGGTCGCCGGGCCGAATCCGCCGTGGCACCACCAGGTGGCAGAGTTCGCGACCGCCGTCGGCGCCTGA
- a CDS encoding GH32 C-terminal domain-containing protein → MESLTSLRKNPPASVDQVTVRNTSQPLIGSAAKGQTLDIDAAFSLQDADRFGLKVRAGAGGEETVIGYDTTTKALYVDRTRSGAVDFDSTFPGIQTAPLKAENGKVRLRILVDRSSVEVFGGKGEAVITDQIFPDPAGQDVEIFAENGSVRLDQARVWHLDSAH, encoded by the coding sequence GTGGAAAGCCTGACGTCCCTGCGGAAGAACCCCCCGGCGTCCGTGGACCAGGTCACCGTCAGGAACACCTCCCAGCCCCTGATCGGCTCGGCGGCCAAGGGCCAGACGCTCGATATCGACGCGGCCTTCTCGCTCCAGGACGCCGACCGGTTCGGCCTGAAGGTGCGCGCCGGCGCCGGCGGAGAAGAGACGGTCATCGGCTACGACACCACCACGAAGGCGCTGTACGTCGACCGCACCCGCTCCGGCGCCGTGGACTTCGACAGCACCTTTCCCGGAATCCAGACAGCACCGCTGAAGGCCGAGAACGGCAAGGTGAGGCTGCGGATCCTGGTCGACCGGTCGTCCGTCGAGGTCTTCGGCGGCAAGGGAGAGGCGGTGATCACCGACCAGATCTTCCCCGACCCCGCCGGCCAGGACGTAGAGATCTTCGCCGAGAACGGCTCCGTGCGGCTGGACCAGGCCCGGGTCTGGCACCTCGACTCCGCCCACTGA